Sequence from the Streptosporangium brasiliense genome:
ACGCCGCTGTTCTCGCCGGCGGTCAGGAACTTGCCGACCCAGACGCCGGTGTCGCCGATCTGGGTGCCGCCCCGCAGGTTGCCCGCCGGACCGGAGCTCCCGCGCAGGTTCCAGTAGGCGTCGTGGTTGACCGCCCACAGCGCGTCCGCGCCCTGCGCGCCGCCGCCCCATGTCTCGTCGACACCGGCGTGGATCACCTGGAAGCGGTCGATGTAGCCGTCGGGCTCGTCGAAGTCGCCGTCGAAGTCGTGGTCGTAGCGGTCCCAGACGTCGTAGGACTTGAGCTCGGCCGTGATGTCCTCGACGCTGCGGCCCTTGGCGCGCTCGGCGTCGTACCAGGCGTTGGCGGAGTCTTTGACGAAGTCGAACAGGGGGGTGTCGCAGTCCAGGCCGCTGTCGCAGCGGGGGGTGCCGTAGCGGGACTCGTTGTAGGGGACCTTCACCCAGTCGGAGACGTAGCCGTCGAAGTCGTACCGGCCGGCGGACTGGAGCCGGTAGAAGTTGCGCAGCGAGTTGGCGCCCTGGGCGCCGTTGAAGTAGATGTCCTGGTAGTAGGCCCGGCTGAAGTCCCGCTGCCAGAGCGTGTGGTTGTCGTAGCCCCGCTGGGGTCTGGGGATCTGGTTGTGCAGCGGGCCGGGTACGCCGCCGTAGCGGATCTTTCCTCCGTGCAGGGTCGTGTTGTCGATCTTGTTGCCGAACTCGGCGAGCACGGTGAAGATCTTGTCCTTGCGTTCGAGGGCGAGCTCGACGTACCGGTCGCCGACCTTGACCTTGCCCGAGGAGCGCTTGCCCGCCTGGGGGGCGGTCAGCGCCTGCTCCATGGCCTTGGTCCGGAGGGACTGCTCTTCGACCGCGAACGGGCTGACCGCGTCCGAATGCCGGCCGTCCCCGGGCTTGGCGGCGGGAAGCTTGGGGGCCGGGTCCGGGTCCGCGGCGGCGAGGCCGGGCAGCGCGGAGGCGCCCAGGGCCGTCCCGACCAGCCCGGCCGCGAGCATGGTGATGAGCTTACGCACGTGGGGGGAGTTCCTTTCGGAAACGGGGAGTGTCACGCGTAATATGTCACATCACATTAATTGCGAACAAGGGGGATTTGTTGTAGTTGATATCCCCATTAAGGGACATGATTTAATGCTTGCGGCCTATTCAACGCATTGTCCCATTTAAGGATCGATAGGCGTTTTGTGGCGCGATGTGCTGGCGTCGAGCCTCTGCTCTCCGGCCGGCCGGGGAAGTCGAGCCTCTGCTCTCGGGCCGGACGGGGCAGGGGGCGGTGCCCGCCGACGTCCGGCCCTCGGCTCTCAGTCTTCGCCGTGATAGGCGCGTAGCGCGTGGCGTGCCTGGTGACGGCTGCGGCGGCGCTCTTCGCGCCGGAAGCGGTACCACTCCCGGCCCCCGTCACCGCGGCCGCAGTGGAACAGGTAGTAGGTGTGGGCGGTGGCGCCCCAGTAACAACCGTCCGTGCGGTGGCTCAGGGACGCGCTGTCGGCGGTGATCTCCTCCGGTAGCGTGCACGGCCCGGACCGGTGATCATGCACGGGCAGGCAGGTCACCATCGGCGCCTCGGCCATCCGCACCCACCAGGGCCGGGTCTTGTCGGTCTTGCTCATACGGTCACCTTTCGGCTCCGTGACACCCCGGGATGGGGCTGTCATGGGACCGGATGCACCGTGATCACCTCCGACTCCGCGCGATGGACCGGGACCGAGGGTGAGGTTGCCGCTCGGAGAGGCCGGCTCCCACGCTACCGCGGGCCGCGGGAGCCCGGCGAGTGGCGGGACGGGACTAGCCGCGGGCGGAGATGCCGCCGTCCACGGGGATGACCGCCCCGGTGAGATAGGCGCCCGCCCGCGACGACAGGAAGATCGCGGTGCCGGCCATGTCCTCCGGGCTGCCGATGCGGCCCAGCGGCACGTGGGACTCGATCGCCGAGCGGGTCGCCGGGTCGTCGAGCGCGAAGGCCATCATCTTCGACTCGAACGGGCCCGGCGCGATGGCGTTGACCGTGATCGACTCGCCGGCCAGCCGCTGGGACAGGTGCCGGGTGAGCATGTGCACGGCCGCCTTGGCCGCCGAGTAGGCGTAGTTCTCCATCGCGGGCACCCGCATCCCGTCGATCGACCCGATGTTGATCACCCTGGCCGGCTCCTCCGGGGTCGCGGCGGCGCGCAGCAGCGGCAGGAAGCGCTGGGTCAGGTGGAAGACGCCCTTGACGTTGATCCCCCAGAGCTTGTCGAAGGCGTGCTCCGGATACTCCTCAAGGGGTGCGCCCCAGGTCGCTCCGGCGTTGTTGACCAGCACGTCCAGCCGTGACTCCCGTGCGGTGACCGCCGCGACGAGCGTGCGGGCGCCGTCCTCGGTGGACAGGTCGGCCGGCACGGCGACGCATCCCAGCTCGGCGGCCGTCTTCTCGACCTCGGCGGCCTTGCGCGAGGAGATGTAGACGGTCGCCCCGGCCGCCACGAAACCGGCCGCGATCATCCTGCCGATCCCGCGCGAGCCGCCGGTGACGACGACGGTCTTGCCTTCCACCGAGAACAGATCCATGGTCGGCAGCATGCCGCACCGCCGGACGCCCGTCCATACCGAACGGTTGGTTGAAAATTAACGTCACGGAAAGAAACAAGAATGAAACAATCTTCCACCGCTCGTTGACGTGCGGCGTCTCTATGGTGTGCCTTCGTCTACAACGGACCACCGGCTCGGAGATGGGACACCACCATGACGAGAATGGGCGCGCGGCTGGCCGCGCTCGGCCTGACCCTGCTGTTGGCGATACTCCCGGCGACGCAGGCGCTGGCCGGACAGGCGCCCGCGACGGGCAAGAAAATCGTGCGAGTGGGCGCCCTGCAGGCCGTCGACTCGCTGAACCCGTTCCTGGCGGTCCGGGTGGTCTCCTCCTCCATCCACCGGTGGATGTACGGCTTCCTCACCGTCCCCGACCCCAAGACCCTGCAGCCGAGCCCCGACCTGGCCGAGTCGTGGGAGACGGCCGACGACAAGCTGACCTGGACCTTCAAGATCCGTGCCAACGCCAAGTGGTCGGACGGCCGGCCGGTCACCGCGCAGGACGCCGCGTGGACCTTCAACACGGTCATGACCGTCGACGCGGCCAAGCAGGCCAACGGTCCGGCGGTGGAGAACTTCGAGAGCGTCACGGCGACCGATGACCGGACCCTGGTCATCAAGACCAAGAAGCCACAGGCCTCGATGCTGGAGAACCCCATCCCGATCGTGCCCAAGCACGTCTGGGAGAAGGTCGGCGACCTCGGCAAGTTCGAGAACGACCGGTTCCCGGCCGCCGGCAGTGGCCCGTACCTCCCGGTCGAGTACAAGAAGGACGCCTACATCAAGCTCAGGGCCAACCCCGACTACTGGCGGGGCGCCCCCAAGATCGACGAGCTGCACGTCGTCTTCTACGAGAACCCCGAGGCCGCCATCGCGGGCCTGAAGAAGGGCGACATCGACCTGATCGGCCGGCTGGACGCTCCCCAGTTCCAGGCGCTGGCGGGCGCTCCGGACATCGTCCAGTGGAACACCCTCGGCCGCCGGGCCGCCTACCTGCAGATCAACCACGGCGCGAAGACGATCGACGACAAGCCGGTCGGCGACGGGCACCCGGCCCTGAAGGACCCGAAGGTCCGGCAGGCCATCCACTACGCGATCGACAAGCAGGCACTGGTCGACCAGGTGCAGAACGGCCTGGCCGTGCCGGCCGACGGGTCCGTCATCCCGCCGATGTACAAGGACTTCTTCTGGAAGGCCGAGGGCGACGACCTCGTCACCCACGACGTGGCGAAGGCCAACAAGATCCTCGATGACGCCGGCTACAAGAAGGGTCCCGACGGGATCCGGACGATGCCCGACGGCGAGCGCAAGCTGGAGATGCGCTTCAGCATCCACACCGAGGTCCCGGTCGAGGACAAACTCGCGCAGTTCCTGACCGGCTGGTTGAAGGACATCGGCATCGCGCTCACGACGAAGAAGCTCGACTCCAGCAAGTTCACCGAGGAGACCGGCTTCACCGGTCTGTTCGACATCGCGATCAGCGGCTGGTCGGTCAACCCCGACCCCGAGGAGGTCCTGGCCACCCACCTGTGCAGCCGCCGGCCCACGGCAGGCGGCGAGGGCGGCGGCACCGAGTCGTTCTACTGCGACCCCGAGTACGAGAAGCTCTACCAGGAGCAGCTGACCGAGCTCGACCGCGCCAAGCGCATCGAGATCATCAAGCAGATGCAGAGGCGCCTCTACACCGACGCCCCGGTCATCGCCATCTACTATCCCAACAACCTCGAGGGCTACCGCAAGGACAAGATCACCAGCATCACCCCGATCCCCGAGGACAAGGGCCTGCTGTACGGCGGCAGCAGCTCCTGGCCCTTCTACTCGCTGGACGCGGTGGCCGCGCCGGCGGCGGGCACGTCCGGCGGCGGCCTCGGCACCGGCCTCGTCGCGGGCATCGCCGCCGCCGTGGTCGTCCTGGGCGCGGGCGGTTTCCTGCTCGCCAGGCGGCGCCGCTCCGCGGCGGACGAACGCGAGTGACCCCTCGATGACAGCGCCTCTCGACACCGAGCCCGCCGCCGGCCCGGCGGCGGGCTCCGGCCAGGAGCGCGGCGCCCGCCGGACGGTGCTGCGCTACGCGCTGGCGAAGGCCGGCGGGGCCGTGCTCAGCGTCGCCATGGTCATCGTCGCGACGTTCTTCGTCTTCCGGCTGATCCCCGGCGACCCCGCGATCGCCTACACGCGCGACGTACCGCTCAGCCCCGAACAGCTCGACCTGCTCCGCCACCAGATGGGGCTCGACAGGCCCCTGGCGCAGCAGTTCCTCGACTTCGTGCTGCGGACCCTCAGGCTGGACCTCGGCACCTCCTACGAGTACAAGCGCCCGGTCGTCGACCTCATCGGCGAGCGGGTCGGCCCGACGCTGGTGCTGGTGGGCACCGGACTGGTCATCGCGGTCAGCCTGGGTCTGTGGCAGGGCACCCGGGCGGCGTGGAAGCACGGCAGCCGGTTCGACCGCCTGTCCACCGGCCTGTCGCTCGTCCTGTGGTCGGTGCCGACGTTCTGGCTGGGACTGCTGCTGCTGATGGTCCTGGCCGCCGGGGTGGGGCCGATCCCGGGGATGTTCCCCACCCGGGGCATGGAGGGGATCGACGCGCCCGACGGGCCCGCCTACCTCCTGCACGTCGCCCACCACCTCGTGCTGCCGTGCCTCACCCTGGTCGCCGTGGTCTACGCGCAGTACCTGCTGGTCATGCGCTCCTCGCTGCTCGACGAGATCGGCCAGGACTACGTGACCACCGCGCGCGCCAAGGGGCTGCGCGACGACGAGGTACGGCGGCGCCACGCCGTGCCCAACGCGCTCCTGCCGACCGTGACGCTGGTGTTCATCCACATCGGGTTCGTGGTCGGGGGAGCGGTCTCGGTGGAGACCGTCTACTCCTGGCCGGGTCTCGGTCTGCTGTTCTACGAGGCGATCAAGGGACCGGACTTCGCGGTCATGCAGGGGACGTTCATGGTGGTGTGCACCGCGGTGATCGTCATGAACACGCTGGCCGACGTGGCCTACCACGTCCTGGACCCGAGGGTGAGGTCGGCGTGAGCGTCACCTGGACCCGCCGCAGGGCGGCGCTGTCGCGCTTCTGGCGAGACTACCGCCGGCAGCGGGCCGGACTGTACGGCGCCGCGATCCTGATCACGGCCGTCGTCCTGGCCCTCCTCACCCCGCTGGTCACCGACCCGGCCGGGATGGACGTCACCAAGGCGACGGGCGCCAAGATGGCCGCCCCGAGCCTGGACTTCCCGCTGGGCACCGACGAGTCGGGCCGGTCCGTCCTGCTGATGATCCTGTGGGGCTCGCGTGTCTCGCTGCTCATCGGCTTCATGTCGGCCCTGCTCAGCATGACCATCGGCACGGTGATGGGCATCGCGGCGGGCCACTTCCGCGGCTGGACCTCGGCCGTGCTGATGCGGATCACCGACTGGTTCCTGGTCCTGCCCTCGCTCGTGCTGGCCCTGGTGCTCGCGGCCATCCTCGGTGGCGGCACCTCCACCATCATCCTGGCGATCGGCGTGACCTCCTGGGCGTCCACCGCGCGGCTGATCCGGGCGCAGACCCTGTCGGTCGAGGCCAGGCCCTACATCGAACGCTCCAGAGCCCTCGGCGCGGGACACTGGCACATCATGACCAGGCACGTGCTGCCGAACGTCGCCCCGCTGGTGCTGGCCAACACCACCCTGCAGGTGGCCAGCGCCATCGTCGCCGAGTCGACGCTGGCCTTCCTCGGCGCCGACTCGGGCAGCGTGTCGTGGGGCGGCATGCTGCGCGGCTCCTACGACTGGGGCGCCGCCACCTCCGGCGCGTGGTGGTACATCCTCGCGCCCGGCCTGTGCATCGTCGCGGTCGTCATGGCGTTCACGCTCTGCGGCCGGGCGCTGGAGGCCGTACTCAACCCACGCCTGCGGGGGGCCTCGTGACTCTGCTCGAACTGCGCGATGTGACGGTGACCTACCGGGGCACCGCCGGAGAGGTGCCCGCCGTACGGGGGGTGTCCCTGGACCTGGCCGCCGGTCAGGCCCTCGGCGTGGCGGGGGAGTCCGGGTCGGGCAAGTCGACGCTGGCCATGGCCCTGCTGCGGCTGCTGCCCCGGGACGCGCGCGTGTCCGGCGAGATCCTGCTGGACGGGGAGGACGTGCTCACGATGAAGTGGGGACGGCTGCGCGCGGTGCGGTGGGCGTCGGCCTCGGTGGTCTTCCAGGGGGCCCAGCACGCCCTGAACCCGGTGCGGCGGATCGAGGACCAGCTCGCCGAGCCCCTGCTGGTCCACGGGCTGGCGACCCCGGCCGCGGCCCGCCGGAAGGTGGCGGAGCTGCTGGAACAGGTCGGCATGCCCGCCTGGCGCGCCCGCGGCTACCCGCACGAGCTGTCCGGCGGGCAGCGCCAGCGGGTGATGATCGCCATGGCGCTGGCCTGCTCGCCACGCCTGATCATCGCCGACGAGCCGACGACGGCCCTGGACGTCATGATCCAGGCCCAGGTGCTCGCGCTGATCCGCTCGCTCATCGCCGAGCACGGCATCGGCATGATCATGATCTCCCACGACCTGTCGGTCCTGGCCTCGATGTGCGACCGGCTGGCGGTCATGTACGCCGGGCGCGTGGTCGAGTCGGGCCCCTCGCACGAGGTCTTCCAGGACGCCCGCCATCCCTACAGCCGGGCGCTGGCCGCCGCCTTCCCCACGGTCGGCGACCCCGCCTCCCGGATGGCGCCCAAGGGCCTGGGCGGGGACCCGCCCGACCCCCGGCACCTGCCCACCGGCTGCTCCTTCCACCCGAGGTGCCAGGTCTCCCTGCCCTCGTGCGCGTCGCGGGAGGTCGAGCTGTGGCCCGCGGGCGGCGGCCCGGCCCCGCACACCGCCGCGTGCGTGCGCGTCCTGCCGGAGACGGCCGGGGCACAGGGTGAGCACGGTGAGGAGCCAGGGGCGCACGGTGAGGAGCCCGGGGCGCGGGGCGCCGTGTCCGGCCGGCCGGTGGAGGAGGTCCAGTGACCGGGCGGATCACACGCACCGGCAAGCACCGCATCTCGGTCGTCCGACCGACGGAGGGGGCCACATGAGCCTGCTGGAAGCCCGCGACCTGCACGTGGAGTTCTCCTCACGCGGGCGGCGCGCCCGCGCGGTGGACGGGGTGAACCTCCAGGTGGGCGAGGGGGAGATCGTCGCGCTGGTGGGTGAGTCCGGCTGCGGCAAGACGACGCTGGCGCGCACCCTGCTCGGCCTGGAGCGGCCCACCTCGGGATCGGTCCTGTACGGCGGGGCGCCCCTGTCCTACGGCTCGCGCGCCCTGAAGGCGTACCGCCGCGAGGCGCAGCTCGTGCTGCAGGACCCGACCGGGTCGCTCAACCCCCGGCACACCGTCTACGAGGCGGTGGCCGAGGGGCCGCGGATCCACCGCCTGGCCGGGGAGGAGGAGCGGGTCGCCTCGGCGCTGTCGCGCGCCGGGCTGCGCCCGCCGGAGCGCTTCTTCCACTCCTACCCCCACGAGCTGTCCGGCGGCCAGCGCCAGCGCGTCGTCATCGCCGGAGCCCTCGCGCTGGAGCCCCGGCTCCTGGTGGCCGACGAGCCGGTGGCCTCGCTGGACGCCTCGGTCCGCGGCGAGATCCTCGCCCTGCTGCTGCGGCTCCGCGCCGAGCTGGGCCTGTCGGCCCTGGTGGTCACCCACGACCTCGGGCTGGCCTGGAACATCGCCGACCGCGTCGCGGTGATGTATCTCGGCAGGATCGTCGAGTCAGGACCCGTCGAGCAGATCCTGAAGTCGCCGTCCCACCCCTACACGCAGGCGCTGCTGTCGGTGCTCCCCGAGTCGCCGTCGCCGGTCGTGCTGGGCGGCGAGCCGCCGGACCCGACCCGGATCCCGCAGGGCTGCCGCTTCCACCCGCGCTGCCAGGTCCTGGCCGCGGGCGCGGCCGCCGAGGCCGGGGTCGAGGGGCGGTGCAGATCACAGCCGCTGCCCGTGCTCCCCTCCGTGCCCGGGTCGCAGGCCGCCTGCCACTACGCCGGGGCGCGCCGGGGACAGCCGCGGCCGTGATCCGGCGCCCTCAGAGGCCGGGGAGGCGGCCGTTGCGGAACAGGTCGACGAAGCGCTGGTGGTCGGTCCTGGCCTGCGCGCCGTAGGAGTGGGCGAACTCGACGAGCATGGCGGTGAAGCCGTCGGCGTCGCCGCCGATCACCGCCACGATCGCGTCCTCGGTGGAGAAGTCGACCAGGTCGTGGCTGGACTCGTCGTCGGCCACCGAGTGCATCCGGGCCACGGCCCGGCCGAGGTCGCCGATCACCGAGGCCAGCTCGTCCGGCTCGTTGACGTCGCCCCAGTCGAGGTCGGCGGAGTAGGGGGAGACCTCGGCGACGAGCTGGCCGACGCCGTTCAGGGTGGTGTAGCCGAGCCACGGGTCGGCGTAGGCCTGCAGGGCCCGCTGCGACTCGGCGGTGCGGTGGCCCTGGTGCCTGAAGTAGCCGTGCACCTTCTCGTCGGAGATGTGCCGGGCCACGGCGGGGACCTGGGCCTGCTTCATGTAGAGGATGACGTCGTTCTCCAGGGCCTGGGTGTGGCCCTCCAGCAACATGTTGTAGGAGGGCAGCCCGGCCGAGCCGATGCCGACGCCCGTGCGGAGCGCGAAGTCCTTGATCCGGTGCTCGACCCCGGAGACGGCGGGGAGCGTGGTCAGGTAGTCCTGGAAGGCCGCCTCCACCGCGTGCCGGGTCTCCTCGTCGATCGGGAAACGGCCCTCCATGGCGGCGAACCTGCGGTCGAAGTTGTCGATCGTGGTCTCGGCGTCCAGCAGCGCCACCCGGGTGTTGAGCCGGGCCACCTGCAGCACCCGGTGGAGCACGCCGGTGGTGGTCTCCAGGGTCAGCGAGCCGATCGCGTCGTCCCCGCCCTCGGAGATGCCGGTCAGCTCGGCGAGGTAGGCGTGGGCGAACCCGGCCACCAGATCGGTGATCACCTCGTCCGACAGCGCCTTGGCGTACCCGATGAGCGCGACGCTGGCCACGAACCGCTTGAGGTCCCAGACATAGGGCCCGACGTAGGCCTCGTCGAAGTCGTTGACGTTGAAGACCAGGACGCCCGAGGCGTTCATGTAGGTGCCGAAGTTCTCGGCGTGCAGGTCACCGTGGATCCACACCCGGCGCGTCTGGCCGTCGAGGAAGGACCCGTCGGCGAACGCCCCGGTCATGTCCGCGTAGAACAGGCTGGCGCTGCCCCGGTAGAAGGCGAAGGGCGAGGCGGCCATCTTCCGGAACTTGCGCCGGAAGGCCGCGGGGTCGCGCTTGATGGAGTCACCGAACTCGGTGATCAGGACGTCGAGAATGTGCGCCGAGCGCCCATCGGTGGTCATGATGCGCACGTTAGAGGGAGAAGCCCGAACCGCGCCATATGCGGGACGTCACGGATCTGGAACGTACCAATGACCCGCCGGGCATGACCGCTCCCCGGCGCGGCACGGACCGAGGGGGAGGGGCGTGGCGGCGGACGCCGTGCCGCCTCCCCCGCTCGGGCGCTCTCACTTACCGGGTGCCGGATCCGCCGCTACCGCCACCGGATCCGCCGCCACCGCCACCGGCCCCGCCGGACCCGCCGCTACCGCCGCCGCCACCGGCCCCGCCGGACCCGCCGGATCCGCCGCCGGACCCGCCACCGGGTCCGCCGCTACCGCCACCGCCACCGCCGCCGGGCGGCGTGGTCGTGGTCGTGGTCGAGGGTTTGGGCTTGGGCTGCGTGCAGCTGTGGTAGCCCTCGTTGTAGCCGTCCCGGAATCCCCTGGCGTAGTTCCCGGAACCGCTGATGTTGAGGTCATGGGGCCGCCCGGCCTTGCAGTCGCCCCGGCCGTCCGCGAAGCCGTCTCGTCTACCCGCTCTGTACCGTTTACCGGGCTTTTCGGATGTGGAGGTGAGCACGGTCGTCAGGTTCACCATGGTGCCGGTCCCCGCCGGCTGCACGGGGCCGGGGACGGCCATGGCCTGCGAGGGCACGGCGGGTCCCAGTGCGAGGGCGCCCAGGAGCGCCGGCCCCATCAGCAGCAGACGTCGCTTGCCATGCATGCCTGTCTCCTTTCGGGAGCAGGGCCGTCCACGGCACCATCCGGTGGCCGGGTCCGGTCCTGACCTCCTCGTTCATCGTGACCAGCCCGGCGTCACCCGGCCGCGACGCCGGTGTGATGCGGGCGTGACCACGCATGCGGGCGTGACCACGCCGCGGGAGAGGCCGGGCTCCGCCGGCAGGTGAGACCGCCGTCAGCGGCCGGTGCCCGGGCGCAGCCCGGCGACGAGTCCGCACAGGCGTGGCGTCGGCTGAAGGCCCAGCTCGGCCTGGAGATGGTGGCTGTAGTGCTCGAAGCACCGCAGCGCCTCGGCCTGGTTGCCCTCGGCCAGGTAGGCCCGGATGAGCGCGGCGCGGGCGCTTTCGCGCAGTGGTTCGGCGCGCACGGCCACGCTGGCGGCGGCGACCGCGTCGGCGTACCGGCCGGCCGTGATGAAGTCGGCGGTCAGCGCCTCCAGCGCGTGCAGGCGCCGCTGGTGCCACTCCTCCGCCTCGACGACGGCCCAGTCGTCGTACCAGCCGGGCAACAGGCTGTCCGACAGCAGGGCGACGGCCTCCGCGCTGAGGTCCCGCTCGTGGGTCGGCGTGGTGGGGTCGAGGACGCGCTGGGCCAGTGACCGGGCCTCGTGGAAGTCGACGTGGGCCCCGGGGCGCAGGCATATCTCGGTCGAGCCGACGCTGAGCACCTGCCGTCCGGCGCCGTTCAGGCGGACCAGCGCCGAGCGCAGGCTCGCACCCGCGCGCCGCTCCGGCGCGTCGGGCCAGAGGGTCCCCGCCAGCAGGTTGCGGGGCACGGGATGGCCGCACAGGGCGACGAACGCCAGGAGGCGCTCGGACCCGCCGGAGACCGTCACCTGGCCGCCCGCGGCCAGCAGCCGGAAGCCGCCCAGAAGGGCGACACGCGGAGGGGACTGGTCGCTGCTCTCCATGGTCCTCCCGTCCCCCCACCTCGGGGAACAGAGCCGTTCGGTCGGCAGCCCTTCCATCTCCGACTATTGTCCGATACCCACCCAAGCCGTGTCGACCCACTCACACTCTTCGATCTCGGCCCTGAGCTGGGCCGATGTCGACGGCGCCGGCCGTACGGGCGCAGGGCGCGCGGTCCTACGGGTGGCGGCTGGAGACCGAGACCACCTCGCCGGTCATGTACGTGGAGTAGTCGCTCGCCAGGAAGACGATCACGTTGGCCACCTCCCACGGCTCGGCCGGGCGGCCGAACGCCTCGCGGGCGGTGAGCTCGGCGAGCAGCTCGTCGCTGGTGACCTTGGCCAGGAAGGGGTGCATGGCCAGGGACGGGGCGACCGCGTTGACCCGGACGCCGTGCGGGGCGGCCTCCACGGCGGCGCATCTGGTCAGCGCCATCACCCCGGCCTTGGCGGCGGCGTAGTGGGACTGGCCCTCCTGGGCCCGCCAGCCGATCACCGAGGAGTTGTTGACGATCACCCCCGAGCCCCGCGGGACCATCAGCCGCAGGGCGGCCCGGGTGCAGCGCATCGTGCCGGTGAGGGTCACCCCCAGCACCGCGTCCCACTGCCCGTCGGTCATGTCGACGAGCCTGGCCGTACCGCCCAGGCCGGCGTTGTTGACCACCACGTCCAGCCGCCCGTGCGCCTGCTCCACCGCTTCGAACAGCTCCTGGACCTGGGCCTCGGAGGTGACGTCGCACGGCACCGCGAGCGGCCGGACCCCGGTCAGCTCGGCCAGCGCGTCGGCGGCCTCGCCCAGCCGCCGCTCGTGGCGGTCGGAGATGACCACGCTGGCGCCCTCCTCGGCGCAGCGCCGGGCCGTGGCGTATCCGATGCCCGCGCCGGCCGCGGCCGTGACCAGCGTGACCTTCCCGTCGAGCAGGCCGTGGGGGCGGGGGTAGGGGGGAGGCGGAGGGATCACCTGGGCTCCGTTCCGGCGGGGGAGGGGGGCGGGCACGGCCGGCTCAGCCCTTGGGCAGGCCCAGGGTGCGCTCGGCGATGATGTTGCGCTGGATCTCGCTGGACCCGGCGTAGATGGTGTCGGCGCGGCTGAACAGGTAGAGCCGCTGCAGGTCGTTCAGCTCGTACGGCGGGCCGTCGGCGACCAGGCCCTCCCGGCCCTGGACGGCCTGGGCCAGCTCGCCCAGCCGCCGGTGCCACTCCGACCAGTAGAGCTTGCCGATCGACACCTCGGGGCCCGGTTCCCCGGCCGACAGCGAGGTCATCGTGCGCAGCGCGTTCAGGCGCATGATCTGCAGCTCCAGCCACGACTGGACCAGCCGGTCGCGCAGCACCGGGTCGGCGGCGGCCCCGGTCCGCCTCGCGGTCTCCACGACCCCGGCGAACTCCCGCTGGAAGCCGATCTGCTGGCCGAGGGTGGAGGCGCCGCGCTCGTAGCCGAGCGTGGCCATGGCCACCCGCCAGCCCTCGCCGGGGGCGCCCAGGACGTTGGCGGCGGGGGTGCGGGCACCGTCGAAGAAGACCTCGTTGAACTCGCTGGTGCCGGTCATCTGGACGATGGGTCGGACCTCGACCCCCGGCTGGTCCATCGGGACCAGCAGGTAGGACAGGCCCCGGTGCCGCTGCGAGCCGGGCTCGGTCCGGGCGATCACGAAACACCAGTCGGCCACGTGGGCCAGTGAGGTCCACACCTTCTGGCCGGTGATCACCCAGTGGCCGTCTTCGAGGTGGGCGCGGGTCCGCACGCCGGCCAGGTCGGAGCCCGCGTCGGGTTCGGAGTAGCCCTGGCACCACAGCTCCTCGCCCCGCCGGATGGGGGGCAGGAAGCGCCGTCGCTGCTCCTCGGTGCCGTGGTCGATGATGGTCGGCCCGATCAACCCCTCGCCGATGTGCCCGACCCTGGCCGGGGCCGCCGCGCGGGCGTACTCCTCGTGGAAGGCGACCTGCTCCTCCAGCGTCGCGTCCCGCCCGCCGTACTGCCTGGGCCAGCCCAGGCACGTCCAGCCGGCCTCGCCGAGCAGCCGCTCCCAGGCCAGGCGGACGTCGTGGCTCTCGTGCTCGCGGCCCGGCCCGCCCAGACCGCGGGCGTGCGCGAACTCGCCGTCGAGATGCTCGGCCAGCCAGGCGCGGATCTCCTCGCGCAGGGTCATGAGCGGAACCGGCCGTAGCCGCCCCGGAAGAACAGCAGCGGCCCGCCGTCGCCGTGGAGGCCGAGCTGGTGGACCCGGGCGACGACGATGACGTGGTCGCCCGCCGGGTACTCGGCCTCGATCGTGCAGTCGATCCAGGCCAGTGCCTCGTCGATCACCGGGCTGCCGCCGGGGGAGTCGGTCCAGGTCAGGCCGGCGAACTTGGTGCC
This genomic interval carries:
- a CDS encoding SDR family oxidoreductase; protein product: MDLFSVEGKTVVVTGGSRGIGRMIAAGFVAAGATVYISSRKAAEVEKTAAELGCVAVPADLSTEDGARTLVAAVTARESRLDVLVNNAGATWGAPLEEYPEHAFDKLWGINVKGVFHLTQRFLPLLRAAATPEEPARVINIGSIDGMRVPAMENYAYSAAKAAVHMLTRHLSQRLAGESITVNAIAPGPFESKMMAFALDDPATRSAIESHVPLGRIGSPEDMAGTAIFLSSRAGAYLTGAVIPVDGGISARG
- a CDS encoding ABC transporter substrate-binding protein, producing MTRMGARLAALGLTLLLAILPATQALAGQAPATGKKIVRVGALQAVDSLNPFLAVRVVSSSIHRWMYGFLTVPDPKTLQPSPDLAESWETADDKLTWTFKIRANAKWSDGRPVTAQDAAWTFNTVMTVDAAKQANGPAVENFESVTATDDRTLVIKTKKPQASMLENPIPIVPKHVWEKVGDLGKFENDRFPAAGSGPYLPVEYKKDAYIKLRANPDYWRGAPKIDELHVVFYENPEAAIAGLKKGDIDLIGRLDAPQFQALAGAPDIVQWNTLGRRAAYLQINHGAKTIDDKPVGDGHPALKDPKVRQAIHYAIDKQALVDQVQNGLAVPADGSVIPPMYKDFFWKAEGDDLVTHDVAKANKILDDAGYKKGPDGIRTMPDGERKLEMRFSIHTEVPVEDKLAQFLTGWLKDIGIALTTKKLDSSKFTEETGFTGLFDIAISGWSVNPDPEEVLATHLCSRRPTAGGEGGGTESFYCDPEYEKLYQEQLTELDRAKRIEIIKQMQRRLYTDAPVIAIYYPNNLEGYRKDKITSITPIPEDKGLLYGGSSSWPFYSLDAVAAPAAGTSGGGLGTGLVAGIAAAVVVLGAGGFLLARRRRSAADERE
- a CDS encoding ABC transporter permease gives rise to the protein MTAPLDTEPAAGPAAGSGQERGARRTVLRYALAKAGGAVLSVAMVIVATFFVFRLIPGDPAIAYTRDVPLSPEQLDLLRHQMGLDRPLAQQFLDFVLRTLRLDLGTSYEYKRPVVDLIGERVGPTLVLVGTGLVIAVSLGLWQGTRAAWKHGSRFDRLSTGLSLVLWSVPTFWLGLLLLMVLAAGVGPIPGMFPTRGMEGIDAPDGPAYLLHVAHHLVLPCLTLVAVVYAQYLLVMRSSLLDEIGQDYVTTARAKGLRDDEVRRRHAVPNALLPTVTLVFIHIGFVVGGAVSVETVYSWPGLGLLFYEAIKGPDFAVMQGTFMVVCTAVIVMNTLADVAYHVLDPRVRSA
- a CDS encoding ABC transporter permease gives rise to the protein MSVTWTRRRAALSRFWRDYRRQRAGLYGAAILITAVVLALLTPLVTDPAGMDVTKATGAKMAAPSLDFPLGTDESGRSVLLMILWGSRVSLLIGFMSALLSMTIGTVMGIAAGHFRGWTSAVLMRITDWFLVLPSLVLALVLAAILGGGTSTIILAIGVTSWASTARLIRAQTLSVEARPYIERSRALGAGHWHIMTRHVLPNVAPLVLANTTLQVASAIVAESTLAFLGADSGSVSWGGMLRGSYDWGAATSGAWWYILAPGLCIVAVVMAFTLCGRALEAVLNPRLRGAS
- a CDS encoding ABC transporter ATP-binding protein encodes the protein MTLLELRDVTVTYRGTAGEVPAVRGVSLDLAAGQALGVAGESGSGKSTLAMALLRLLPRDARVSGEILLDGEDVLTMKWGRLRAVRWASASVVFQGAQHALNPVRRIEDQLAEPLLVHGLATPAAARRKVAELLEQVGMPAWRARGYPHELSGGQRQRVMIAMALACSPRLIIADEPTTALDVMIQAQVLALIRSLIAEHGIGMIMISHDLSVLASMCDRLAVMYAGRVVESGPSHEVFQDARHPYSRALAAAFPTVGDPASRMAPKGLGGDPPDPRHLPTGCSFHPRCQVSLPSCASREVELWPAGGGPAPHTAACVRVLPETAGAQGEHGEEPGAHGEEPGARGAVSGRPVEEVQ